AGATAGCTGTCACCGGGGGCGATCAGCAGGTCGACCACCGCCAGTTCCAGGTGCGCCTCCACGCCAATCGCACGGGTGACGATATTTGCGCGTGGATGGGTGCGGGCGTCGGCTTCGCTGAGCAGACCGCTGTCTTGCAGGTCTTGCACGTAGCTGTGGTCACGGGAGATGCCTTCGAGCACTCCGTCGCGCAGGCGGTACAAGCGGCTGTCGCCAGCCCACAGGCAAACGCCACGCAAGCCACGGGCGGCCAACAGCACCACGGTACTGCCCATCATGGTCACGCCACGGTGGGCGGTTTCTTCGCGCACGGCGGCGTTGATGCGCAGCAGGTCGTTGCGCAGCGCCGCCGTGTACTCATCCAGAGAACGGCCCACCGGCACGCTGCGCAGGCTGTCGACGATCAGGCTGCTCACATAGTCCCCCGCCGCATGCCCGCCCATGCCGTCGGCCACCACCCACAGGCGGTTTTCCGGCAGGTCCAGGCAGGCGTCTTCGTTGACCTGGCGAACCATGCCCACGTGGCTTTTGCTCGCGGATTTGTACGTCGACCCCATCTACACCACACCTTCTTGTCCGAGCAAAAACTGCGCAAAATCGCCGGCGGCAGGCAGGCCCTGACACCGCAACAAACCAGGGGAAATCGTCTGCGAGCCACGGCCCCACCATAGGCTCGCGCCTTCGCAGGCCTGTTCAGCCAGTGCGTTGATGCGCCCGTGAGGCACGGTGGCGGCCACCCGTTGCAGGCCGGCGAAACGGCCACCCACCGCGCGCGGCTCGCCCGCCGGAAAGCCCAGGCTGTCGAGGCCGTCATTAAAACTTTCGAAGGTGGCACCGGCATCCAGGGTGCTGAGCAGCAACGCTTCGGCCTGCTCGAACCAGGTGTCCGGCCCGCCGACCAGGGACGCAGGATTGGTGTCGTGATCGAGCAAGGTCACCACCGCCAGAGGGAAGTAGCGCCCGACCCGGTCGATGCTCGGCATCACCACACCCGCCGCCGCGTCCGGCCCGCACACACCCGGCGCCAGCACAAAGCGCCACAACGGGCTGACCAGGTAGGTGTTGAGCCAGTCGCCGCCGAGGCTGTTCTGACTGGCAAGCAGACCCGCCGCCAACCAGCTGTCCCACGGACCT
The genomic region above belongs to Pseudomonas azotoformans and contains:
- a CDS encoding PP2C family protein-serine/threonine phosphatase, which translates into the protein MGSTYKSASKSHVGMVRQVNEDACLDLPENRLWVVADGMGGHAAGDYVSSLIVDSLRSVPVGRSLDEYTAALRNDLLRINAAVREETAHRGVTMMGSTVVLLAARGLRGVCLWAGDSRLYRLRDGVLEGISRDHSYVQDLQDSGLLSEADARTHPRANIVTRAIGVEAHLELAVVDLLIAPGDSYLLCSDGLNKTVEDHEIREVLGHDTPDEIVRSLVHLGLNRGAPDNITAIVVKVSA
- the tagF gene encoding type VI secretion system-associated protein TagF; the protein is MTTLGFYGKLASRGDFVSRALPQSFIGPWDSWLAAGLLASQNSLGGDWLNTYLVSPLWRFVLAPGVCGPDAAAGVVMPSIDRVGRYFPLAVVTLLDHDTNPASLVGGPDTWFEQAEALLLSTLDAGATFESFNDGLDSLGFPAGEPRAVGGRFAGLQRVAATVPHGRINALAEQACEGASLWWGRGSQTISPGLLRCQGLPAAGDFAQFLLGQEGVV